A stretch of the Nematostella vectensis chromosome 1, jaNemVect1.1, whole genome shotgun sequence genome encodes the following:
- the LOC5507594 gene encoding neuronal acetylcholine receptor subunit alpha-6, translated as MAGVNKLVTFYLCLLVTYVGGRLTMNGSHEKALRDTLFHSAHYDKQMRPVLHPSLPLNVSFNMQLSKLVDLNTKSQILQTDVWITQKWVNPFLTWNVSEYGGVHSIHVSPLDVWVPDTVLYNSGEGVVLSGSVEKFKTDVVVESDGLCTWMSPATFKSSCVLDVTFFPFDTQVCSMVFGSWTYDTRLLRLELMAQLHSNADHFTVNGDWKVENISLRQRDTNYTCCAHPFSDIVFSFALERLPLYHVIYVVLPCVIIAALTLVCFYVPVECGERIGLCITILLAMSVYLFVVAQSLPENSNTIPLLGIYYMATMCQVGAAIVATAVVLRCHYSRSEPPKILVKFASFSCGKNNNNKPRKAKENPRSGQVTPETELTDYESPPKGGEEPTDQEKLEEQRSHEWLLIGKRLDVVFFFLFLIMFIITPLGVFLQKAPPADIY; from the exons ATGGCTGGGGTAAACAAGTTGGTGACTTTCTACCTTTGCCTTCTTGTCACTTACGTCGGTG GGCGACTGACGATGAACGGGAGTCACGAGAAGGCGTTGCGTGACACGCTCTTCCATTCTGCTCACTACGATAAACAGATGAGGCCGGTTCTTCACCCAAGCCTGCCTCTGAACGTCTCCTTCAACATGCAGCTCAGCAAACTGGTAGATCTG AATACAAAAAGCCAGATCCTTCAGACGGACGTATGGATAACTCAG AAATGGGTGAACCCATTCCTCACATGGAATGTGAGTGAGTATGGGGGCGTGCACTCTATTCATGTGTCACCCCTGGATGTCTGGGTACCAGACACGGTTCTGTATAACAG TGGGGAAGGCGTGGTACTCTCTGGCTCCGTAGAGAAGTTCAAGACGGACGTAGTGGTGGAGAGTGACGGTTTGTGCACTTGGATGTCTCCCGCAACTTTCAAGAGCTCATGTGTGCTTGACGTCACGTTCTTTCCCTTTGATACTCAG GTATGCTCTATGGTGTTTGGTTCATGGACGTACGACACCCGTCTTCTTCGCCTGGAGCTTATGGCTCAGTTACACTCTAATGCTG ATCACTTCACTGTGAATGGGGACTGGAAAGTTGAGAATATCTCCCTACGCCAGCGCGACACAAACTACACTTGCTGCGCTCACCCCTTCTCCGACATCGTCTTCTCCTTCGCGTTGGAGCGCCTCCCACTGTACCACGTAATCTACGTGGTACTACCATGCGTCATCATTGCCGCCCTCACTCTCGTCTGTTTCTACGTCCCCGTGGAATGCGGCGAGCGCATCGGTCTCTGTATCACCATTCTCCTCGCTATGAGCGTCTACCTCTTCGTGGTCGCCCAGTCTCTGCCGGAGAACTCCAACACTATTCCGTTACTAGGGATCTATTACATGGCGACAATGTGTCAG GTTGGTGCAGCTATTGTGGCGACTGCTGTTGTTTTAAGGTGTCATTATTCACGCTCTGAGCCCCCCAAGATTTTGGTCAAATTCGCCTCCTTTTCTTGCGGCaagaacaacaataacaagcCCCGAAAGGCGAAAGAGAATCCGAGGTCCGGTCAAGTCACTCCCGAAACGGAATTGACTGATTACGAGTCGCCTCCGAAAGGCGGCGAAGAGCCCACCGACCAAGAAAAATTAGAGGAGCAACGGTCTCACGAGTGGTTATTGATTGGAAAGAGGCTTGATGtcgtgtttttctttttgtttctcaTCATGTTCATCATTACTCCTCTTGGTGTCTTTTTGCAGAAAGCTCCGCCTGCAGATATATATTAA